In the genome of Erinaceus europaeus chromosome 8, mEriEur2.1, whole genome shotgun sequence, one region contains:
- the LOC103114311 gene encoding solute carrier family 40 member 1-like, translating to MYDLETYPGISEVGGDLPEVSYYQLKLSRVSMEQAEGDRMWHFAMSVFLIEFYGHNLFLTMIFGLVVAGSVLIFGVLIDDWIDRKPRNKVVHASLFTQNASVTTCCVVLMLMFSYKREMEHIWHGWLTVICYAVVITLAALANLASTALTIAIQKDWIVSLTGNNRGQLARMNAAVRRLDQIINIFAPLSVGQVMAWASHVIGCGFILGWNLVSLLVEFLFLSRVYQLVPQLAVKPQQQTGGTLPRKATGGYEHSR from the exons ATGTATGACCTAGAAACATACCCAGGAATTTCTGAAGTGGGAGGGGATCTTCCAGAAGTTTCCTACTATCAGCTGAAATTGAGCAGGGTCAGCATGGAACAAGCAGAG GGAGACCGAATGTGGCATTTTGCCATGTCTGTGTTCCTTATAGAATTCTATGGGCACAATCTTTTCCTAACAATGATATTTGGCTTAGTGGTGGCTGGGTCTGTATTAATATTTGGAGTTTTAATTGATGATTGGATTGACAGGAAACCAAGAAACAAAG TTGTGCATGCCTCTCTCTTCACTCAGAATGCCTCTGTCACCACCTGCTGCGTTGTCCTGATGCTTATGTTCTCCTACAAAAGGGAAATGGAGCACATCTGGCATGGCTGGCTCACT GTGATTTGCTATGCAGTCGTGATTACGCTGGCGGCCTTAGCGAACTTGGCCAGCACAGCATTGACCATCGCCATTCAGAAGGACTGGATTGTTAGCCTCACGGGCAACAACAGAGGCCAGCTGGCTA GGATGAATGCAGCAGTCCGGCGGCTGGACCAGATCATTAATATATTTGCTCCCCTGTCtgtgggccaggtgatggcatggGCATCTCATGTGATTGGTTGTGGTTTcattcttggatggaatttggtTTCACTTCTTGTagagtttctgtttctgtccaggGTTTATCAACTAGTTCCCCAATTGGCTgtaaagccccagcaacaaacaGGGGGGACACTTCCTAGAAAGGCAACAGGAGGCTATGAACACTCCAGGTAA